Within Sinorhizobium sp. RAC02, the genomic segment GGCACCAGTGCATGCAGCGTCACGTCCTCGGCGAGGAAACCGAGGGAGGAGCCGCAGCGCACGCAGACACGATTGTCGAAATGGATGGTCTGGCCGCAGGTCGTGCAGGTGAAGAGTTTCATGGCGTTCCCAAATTGCGGTATGGCCTCTTGCAAAATACCCGCATCGACCAATGGCGATACGGGTATTCTTCAGTCGCGAATGCTGGATGACACCGTCGTGTCATCCCGATGTCGATCAGAGGCGATCGACCGCGCCCTTGACGGCATCCTTGGCCTTGCCGACAGCCTTCTGGGTCTTGCCCTTGGCTTCCTGGCCAGCGCCTTCTGCGCGCAGCTTCGGATTGTCTGTCGCCTTACCGGCGGCCTGCTTGGCCTTGCCAGCGAGTTCGTTTGCCGTGCCCTTGATCTTGTCGCTCGTGCTACCCACCGTCGTACTCCTGTTGTTCGAGGCGTGTTTTCCACGCGGCAGGACAACGACGCAGGCGCCAACAAGTTCCAGGGAAATCCGGACTGCTGTGATCAGGCGTGACCGGCTTCGGCCGACAGCATGGCGGGCTTGATGCCCATGAGGCCGAGCGCACGCTCGTATTTGCTGTCGAGGTTCTTGTCGAAGATCATCTCTTCCTGCGCCGGGCAGGACAGCCAGCCATTGGCACCGATCTCGTTTTCGATCTGCCCGGCGCCCCAGCCGGCATAACCGAGCATCATCAAGCCGCGCTGCGGCCCGCGCCCACGCGAAATGGCGCGCACGATATCTAGCGTCGCCGTCAGGCAGATGTCGTCACTGACAGGAATGCTCGATTCGGACATGTAGTCGTCCGAATGCAGCACGAAGCCGCGGCCGCTCTCGACCGGGCCGCCGGCGCGGATCGGGAAATCGCGTGTCGTGCCGGGCAGACGGATGACTTCGTCTTCTTCGACGATATCGAGATGCAGCAGCACGTCGGAGAAGTTCAATTGCTGCGGCCGGTTGATGATGAAACCCATCGCGCCATCATCCGAATGGGCGCAGATATAGATGACCGTGCGGGCGAAATTTGCGTCGGCCATGCCCGGCATGGCGATCAGGAACTGACCGTCAAGGAAGCCGCGTTCTCGTCTGTTTTTCAGAACCGACATAGCCATAATGCCGATAGCCTATCAAAGCGCCGGCAAATGAAAAGCGTTCTTTTCGCCCATGCGGAAGACCGGCCCCCGAGGAGAACGACCGGCGGCGAGATGCACGATCAAGCTTTTATGATTGACGCGCGAGCGTTTGCTGCTGGAAAGCGGCGGGGTCCGGCGCTAGATGTGGATGCATGAAACGCCTGCAAACCGCCGCCCTCGCCCTGCTTTTCCTGCCCTCCGCCGCAATGGCCGCGACCTCTGCCTGGGTCGAGACGCCGGGCGGCGACGTGCGCCTCGTCACGCTGCCGGCAGCGACGGACGGCACGGTGCGCGCAATGCTCGACATTCGCCTGCACGACGGCTGGAAGACCTACTGGCGCGATCCGGGCGGCAGCGGCATTCCACCATCGATTGTCGTGACGGGAGCGAATCTCGTCTCGGTCGGCTTTCCCGCACCGAAACGGCTGGGAGACGTCGAGAACCACTACATCGGCTATGACAAACCGGTTCGCCTGCCGATGAAGCTGGACAAGGCGGACGGGGCGATCAAGGCGACGGTCTTCCTCGGTGTGTGCAAGGAAATCTGTATTCCCGTGCAGGCCGAACTGACGGCCGATGCCAGCGCGGAGAGTTTTGCCAATCCGCTCGAGGAGACCGCGATCGCCGGTGCCGAAGCGACACTTCCCGGTGGCGCGGAAGATGGCTTCCGGCCCCTTTCCGGCCAATGGTCGGCGGACAACAAGATGGTGACGGTGCACTTCGAGGCGCCGGCGAACGGACCGATGCCGGATGTCTTCCTATCCGGCGCACCTTTCGAGTTCGGCGCCGCCGGCCCGGTCCGCCGCGATGGCGACGCGCTTGTTTCGGACATACCGGTGCTGCACAGGCCGAAAGTCTTCGACCTCGCGAAGAACCCGATCCAGCTGACCCTGCGCGCCGGCGACAAGACGATGGAAAGCCCGCTTGCCATCGAATGACTGTCGCCTATAGTCCCGTCGCACGGCCTTCCGGCCGCCCGCCATGACGAACGATCTGACAGGAGACGCCTCGTGACCATTGCCGTTGGAGACAAGCTGCCCGCCCTCAAGCTCAAGGAGCGCACGCCGGACGGTCCCGCTGAAATCTCGACCGAAGACCTGTTCAAGGGCAAGCGCGTCGTGCTCTTCGCCGTTCCGGGCGCTTTCACGCCGACCTGCTCGCTGAACCACCTGCCCGGTTATCTCGAAAACCGTGACGCCATCCTCGCCAAGGGCGTCGACGACATCGCCGTCGTCGCCGTCAACGACCATCATGTCATGGGCGCCTGGGCCAACTCGACCGGCGGCGCCGGCAAGCTGCGTTTCCTCGCCGACTGGGACGCCGCCTTCACAAAGGCGCTCGGCATGGATGTCGACCTCTCCGCCGGCACGCTGGGCGTTCGCTCCAAGCGCTACTCCATGCTCGTCGAAGATGGTGTGGTGAAGAGCCTGAACGTCGAGGAAAGCCCCGGCCAGGCGACTGTCTCAGGCGCTGCGGCGATGATCGAGCAGCTTTGAGCCAGCTTTTGGCGGGGGGCGGCAGCGCCCTCCGTCACCCCCGCTTGAACGGCGCCATGCCGGTGCGGGCGAGTTCGTCGGCGCGTTCATTTTCCGGGTGGCCGGCGTGGCCTTTTACCCAGTGCCATTCGACCTTGTGGCGCAGACGTGCCGCGTCGAGGGCCTGCCAGAGGTCGCCGTTTTTGACGGGTTTCTTGTCGGCGGTCTTCCAGCCGTTTTTCTTCCAGCCGAAAATCCACTTCGAAATGCCGTCCATGACGTATTTCGAGTCCGTGTAGAGATCGACCTCGCAGGGCGATTTCAGCGCGTCGAGCGCGGCGACGGCCGCAGAAAGCTCCATACGGTTGTTGGTGGTCTGGGCCTCGCCGCCGGAGAGTTCCTTCTCGACGTCGCCGTAGCGCAGCACCGCGCCCCAGCCGCCGGGACCCGGATTGCCCGAGCAGGCGCCGTCTGTGTAGATATCGACATGTTTCATCGGGAAAGACCGTATTCCGCAGGGTTTGCGACCTGCCGGTGGAAGCGCAGCTTGCGCAGATATTCGAGCGGGTCCTTCTTCACGACCAGCGCGCCGGGCGGCGTCATCAGCCAATCGTAGAGCCGCGTCAGGAAGAAGCGCAGCGCCGAGCCTCGCGCTAGGAGCGGTAGCGCGGCAGCCTCTTCATCGGAGAGCGGACGCACGCTTTCGTAGCCGGCGAGCAGTGCCATGCCCTTGGTGAGGTTGAACGCACCGTCCTTCTCGAAGCACCAGGCATTGAGGCAGATGGCGACGTCGTAGGCGAGCAGGTCGTTGCAGGCGAAGTAGAAGTCGATCAGGCCGGACAGCTCGTCGCCGAGGAAGAACACGTTGTCCGGGAAGAGATCGGCATGAATGATGCCGGCGGGCAGATCCTTCGGCCAGTTCGCTTCCAGCAATGCCAGTTCGCCGGCGATTTCGTCCTGCAGGCCCTTTTCCACCTCGTCGGCGCGATCGGCCGACTTATCCCAGAGCAGACGCCAGCCGCCGACGGACAACGCGTTCTTACGGGTGATCTCGAAGCCTTCTCCCGCCAGATGCATTTCGGCAAGCGCGCGGCCGACCTCGCGGCAATGTTGTGCCGCGGGCTTGCGCAGCCACATGCCTTCGAGGAAGGAAATCATCGCGGCCGGGCGGCCGGAGAGTTCGCCGAGCAGCGCGCCGTCATTGCGTGGCAGCGGGAGCGGGCACGACAGGCCACGCTCCGCCAGATGGTGCATCAGGCCGAGGAAGAACGGCAGGTCGCTGCGGTCGACGCGCTTTTCGTAGAGCGTCAGGATGAAAGCGCCCTTCGTGGTGTGCAGCAGGAAATTGGTGTTCTCCACGCCCTCGGCAATGCCCTTGTAGGACGTCAGCGTGCCGGCGTCATAGGCCGTCAGGAAGCGGGAAAGATCGTCTTCGGTGATGTCGGTATAGACGGCCACGGCGGCTCTCAGGCTTGCGGGGTGAAATCAGGGGTGGAGGCCGGCAAACACGTGTTCGCGGCTTCACTCCCCATTGACGAAGGCCATGTCGGCGGAGGTGAGTTCAATGCTGCGCAGCTCGCGATTGACGAGGAAGTGTTCGTTTTCCTCGACCGTATCGGCAAGCTCCACCACCGCATTGTAGCGGGCGCGAAACGCTTCAATGATCTCGTTGACGATGACCTCCGGCGCAGATGCGCCAGCCGACAGGCCGACGGTTCTGATATCGCCGATCGTCTCCCAGTCGATTTCCGAGGCGCGCTGCACCAGCACGGATTTCGTGGCACCGGCCCTGAGCGCCACTTCGACGAGGCGCTTGGAATTCGACGAGTTCGGCGCACCGACAATGAGGAAGAGGTCGCAGCCGGGCGCAGCCTGCTTGACGGCCTCCTGCCGGTTGGTGGTGGCGTAGCAGATCGAATCGGCGGCGGGTGCGGTGAGATTCGGGAAGCGCTCGTGCAGGCGCTTGATGACGCCGGCCGTATCATCGACGGAGAGCGTCGTCTGGGTGACGAAGCCGAGATTGTCCGGATCCGGCGGCACGTATCTATCAGCGTCCTCGACAGTCTCGATGAGGTCGACGGAGCCATCCGGCAGCTGGCCCATCGTGCCGATGACCTCCGGATGGCCGGCATGGCCGATCAGCACGACGTGGCGTCCAAGCCGCTGGTGGCGCATCGCCTGCTTGTGGACCTTGGAGACGAGCGGGCAGGTCGCGTCGAGATAGAACAGGTTGCGGCTCTCGGCATCTGCCGGAACCGACTTCGGCACGCCATGGGCGGAGAAGACGACCGGCTGCTTGCGGTGTTCTTCCGGGATCTCGTCGAGTTCCTCGACAAAGATCGCCCCCTTGGCCTCGAGGCCTTCCACGACATAGCGGTTGTGCACGATCTCGTGGCGCACGTAGACCGGCGCGCCATAGGCCTTCAGCGCCAGCACGACGATCTGGATGGCGCGGTCGACGCCAGCGCAGAAGCCACGCGGGCCACACAGCCTGATGGTCAAGTCCGAACGGTTTTCAATCATGCGCATCGGTTATCCGGCAATCAGGACAGCAACAAGGGCGATGGCCGCGGGAAGCGCCTGGATGACGAAAATTTTCCGCGAGGCCGTTGCGCCCCCATATAGGCCGGCGACCACGACCGCGCCAAGGAAAAACAATTTGATCTGGTAGGCGAAGGCCGGATCGGGGTGGACGAGCGACCAGAACAGGCCGGCGGCGAGGAAGCCGTTATAGAGGCCCTGGTTGGCGGCGAGTACCTTTGTGGCCTCCGCCTGCGTCGGCGTCATGCCGAAGGCCTTGAGGCCCTTGGGCGTCGTCCAGAGGAACATTTCGAGGACGAGGATGTAGACGTGTTCGAGGGCGATGATCGCCACGAGTATGGTCGCGAGTGTCTGCATGTCTTTGCCCCTTTTGTCCCCTCGCCTTTTCTAAGACATTTCAGGACGTCGGGCGATCGTCTTTTCGCCGGAAGAGCGCGTAGAGCGCGACGCCCACGAGCGCTGCGGCAAGGCCGTACCAGGTTACGGCGTATTGCAGGTGGTTGTTCGGCAGGTCGAACTGGGTGACGGCGCCGATCGGCAGACCCTTGGGGTTCAGCGCATCGCCGGCATCGACGAAGAACGGCACCAGCTTGTCGGCCGGGATATCGACGCTCGACGCCATGACGCCGAGGTCCTTCCAGTAGAAGATGTTCTTGGAAAGATCGTTGTCCGGCACGATGGAGGACGGCTTTTCGGCAAGGCGGGCGCGGGCGAGACCGGTCACGGTCTGCTCGCCCGTCAACTGGCCCTGCTTGCGCATCTCCGGCTCCTTCGCCTCGAAGGGCACAAACCCCCTGTTGACGAAGAGGAAGCGGCCGTCGGCTAGCTGGAGCGGCGTATAGACGTAATAGCCGGTCTGGCCACGCCAGGTGGCGAAGAAGTGGCGTTCCCGGTTGTTGGCGAAGACGCCCGTCGCGGTGACCGGGCGGTATTCGATGTCCTCGCCCTTCGCCGCCATCGCCTCGATATCGGCAAGCACCGCCGGGGCCGCGATGCGGCGCTCGGCCATGTCGGCGAGGAGCTGTTCCTTCCAGTGCAGGCGCTGGAGCTGCCAGGTGCCGAGCGCAAGCAGAATGGCCAGCGCGATGAGGAAGGCGATACCGGCCAGGATCGCCTTGCCCTTGCCTCCACCCCTGCCCTTGCGCGGCATATGGGCTGCCGGCACCTCAGCCACGGTCGATCTCGCCCGGCCGGGCATTGTTCTTGTATTGCAGGGTGATCAGCAGGCCCTTGAGGATGCGTGTCAGCCACAGGCCAAGGCCGATCGCCAGCGGAACCCACAGGATGAAATGCAGCCACATCGGCAGGCCGTAATTCACCTCCGCCCACAGTGCTGCACCGACGACGATGAAACCGACGATCAGCAGCACGAAGACGACCGGGCCGTCACCGGAATCGGCGAAGGAATAGTCGAGCCCGCAATTCGTGCAGGCCGGCCGCACCTTCAGCAGGCCGTCGAACAGCTTGCCCTGGCCGCAGCGCGGGCAACAGCCGCGCGCGCCGGCGCTGAAGGGATCGACGGGCGGAAAGAGCGCCTTGTCCTCGTCCATGATGCAAGTCCAATCAAACAGGTCTTCCGGCCTAACGGCCGCATTCCCGATAGGTAGCGCCCGCGTGGCGCCGCGTCCAACCGAAAAGCTGCGACAAAGCGGCCGGGCAGTGCCCCAAAAGCAAACGGCCGCATCGCTGCGGCCGTTCGGAAGTCTCGTATCGGCTGATCACATATGAGCGATCGGCGCGCCCCAACCACCCCAGATGTAGATGGAGAAGAAGAGGAAGAGCCAGACGACGTCAACGAAGTGCCAGTACCAGGCGGCGGCCTCGAAGCCGAAATGCTGCTTCGGGGTGAAGTCGCCGCGCATGGCGCGGATGAGGCAGACGATCAGGAAGATCGTACCGACCAGAACGTGGAAGCCGTGGAAGCCGGTCGCCATGAAGAAGGTCGCGCCGTAGATCGAATCCTTGAAGGCGAACGGTGCATGGGCGTATTCGTAGGCCTGAACGAAGGAGAACAGCACGCCGAGAACGACCGTCAGCGCGAGGCCATTGGTGAGGCCCTTGCGGTCATTGTGCAGCAGCGCATGGTGCGCCCAGGTCACGCAGGTGCCCGAAAGCAGCAGGATGACGGTGTTGTAGAGCGGCAGGTGCCAGGGATCGAGGACCTCGATGCCCTGCGGCGGCCAGACGCCACCGGTATGCTCGACGCGCGCAGCCTGGATGGCTTCGCCCGGGAACAGGCTGGCGTCGAAGAAGGCCCAGAACCAGGCGACGAAGAACATCACTTCGGAGGCGATAAACATGATCATGCCGTAGCGCAGGTGCAGCGCGACGACGCGGGTGTGGTGGCCCTCATGCGCTTCCTTCACCGTGTCCGCCCACCAGGCGTACATGGTGTAGAGCACGATCAGGAGACCGATGTAGAAGATCCACGGATTGGCGAGGTTGGCACCGAACAGGTGGAACGCGCCGCCGGAAATGTAGCGCATGTAGCCGATGCCGCCGAGCGCCATGACAAAGGCGCCGATGGAGGCGAGAAGCGGCCACGGGCTGGGGTCGATGATGTGGTAGTCGTGTTTCTTCTGATGCGCATCGGCCATTTGCTTATCCCCGAATATATCGCGTTCGGCTCCCGGCATAGCCGGAAACGTATGTATTTCAAAGCTTGTTCGCGTTGTCCGTCTTCACGTCCACAGCCGAAACCACCGGCTTCGACGCCTCATGCGGATAGAAGGTATAGGACAGCGTGATCGTGTGGATGCCCTTGGTCTCGACCGGCTTGACGATCTCCGGATCGACAAAGAAGACGACGGGCATGATCAGTTCCTCGCCCGGCTTCAGCGTCGTTTCGGTGAAGCAGAAGCACTGGACCTTGTTGAAATAGGCGCCGGCGGCCTGTGGCGTGACGTTGAACGTCGCCTGGCCGGTCGTCGCTGTCGAGGCCATGTTGCGAGCCTTGTACATGATCTGCACGGTCTCGCCGATCTTCATCTCGACTTCGCGCTGCACCGGCTCGAAAGTCCAGGCTAGGCCCGGGCCGACATTGGCGTCGAAACGCACCTTGATCTTCTTGTCGAGGATGACATCGGACGCCTGTTCGACGCGCTGCGTCGTGCCGCCGTAACCCGTCACCTTGCAGAACATTTCGTAGAGCGGCACGGCGGCATAGGCCATTGCGCCCATGCCGATGACGAAGGAACAGCACATCGCGACGACCGCGCCGTTGCCCATTCTCGTCTTTTCAGTCTTTTTCGTCTCGCTCATGTTCAGCCCACCATTCCGCCGGCGAACTTCACCAGCGTGACAATGTAGAACAGCACGACGAGGCCCAGCAGCACCACGCCGAGCGCAATGTTGCGGCCGCGGCGAGACTTCTTCTGGCGTTCCGTGAGATTTACCGTTTCCATGACTATACCCATCCGAATGACGCGATCAGGTGATCGACCATCAGGCCGGAGAAGACCGCAAACAGATAGACGATGGAGAAGGCAAACAGTTTCTTGGCCGGCACCATCGCGCGGTCGCCTTCCGGCATGCGCAACACGCCGACAGAATACCACACGAAGCCGAGGCCAAGCCCTGCGGCAAAGAGACCGTAGCCGAGGCTCGCAAAGCCGAGGAAGGTCGGCACGACGGCGATGACGGCGGTCAGGACGGCATAGATCAGGATCTGCACCTTCGTCGTCCACTCGCCCGAAACGTTCGGCAGCATCGGCACGCCGACGGCCTCGTAGTCGCGCATCTTGAAGAGCGCGAGCGCCCAGAAATGCGCCGGCGTCCAGAGGAAGGTGATGAGGAAGAGGACGGTGCTCTCGATCGAGACGCCACCGGTGACACAGGCCCAGCCGATCATCGGCGGGAAGGCGCCGGCAGCACCGCCGATGACAATGTTCTGCGGCGTCGAGCGCTTGAGCCACATCGTATAGACGACGGCGTAGAAGAAGATGGTGAAGGCGAGCAGGCCAGCGGCAAGCCAGTTGACGGCAAGACCGAGGATCGCGACCGAAAACGCGGAGAGCGTCAGGCCGAAGGCGAGCGCTTCTTCCGGGCGGATGCGGCCGGAGGGAATGGGACGGGTGGCCGTGCGGGTCATGATCGCATCAATATCCGCGTCGTACCACATGTTCAGGGCACCGGATGCACCGGCGCCCACGGCGATACAGAGGATCGCTATGGCACCGATGAACGGATTGATCGTGCCCGGTGCAACGACCAGGCCGGCAAAGGCCGTGAAGACGACGAGCGACATGACGCGCGGCTTCAGCAGTTCGAAGAAGTCACGCGGCGATGCTTCGGAGAGATAGACCTCGCCGCTGCCCGCTGCTGTATCGTGATGCTCGATGACCGCCATGTTCTTTCCGTCGTCTCTTGGTAGTGACAGGGCCGCCGTTGCCGGCGGCCCAAGTGTTGAAAGATCTTACTTGATCTTCGGGAGCTGTTCCCACTGGTGGAACGGCGGCGGCGAAGACAGCTGCCATTCCAGCGTGTTTGCACCCTCACCCCACGGGTTGTCGCCAGCGACGCGCTTCTTGGCGAAGGCTTCGAAGACGCAGAAGAGGAAGATCAGGACGCCGAAGGCCGAGATGTACGAACCGTAGGACGAAACCGCGTTCCAGCCGGCGAATGCATCCGGATAGTCGATGTAGCGGCGCGGCATGCCGGCGAGGCCGAGGAAGTGCTGCGGGAAGAACACGAGGTTCACGCCCACGAACATCACCCAGAAGTGCAGCTTGCCGAGGAATTCCGAGTACATGTAGCCGGTCATCTTCGGGAACCAGTAGTACCAGGCTGCGAAGATGGCGAAGACGGCGCCGAGCGACAGAACGTAGTGGAAGTGGGCAACCACGTAGTAGGTGTCGTGCAGGGCACGGTCGAGGCCGGCGTTGGCGAGCTGAACGCCCGTGACGCCACCGACGGTGAACAGGAAGATGAAGCCGATCGCCCAGACCATCGGCGTCGTGAAGCGGATCGAACCACCCCACATCGTCGCGATCCACGAGAAGATCTTGATGCCCGTCGGAACCGCGATGACCATCGTGGCGAAGACGAAGTAGCGCTGCGTGTCGAGCGACATGCCGACCGTGTACATGTGGTGCGCCCACACGATGAAGCCGACGGCGCCGATGGCGACCATGGCGTAGGCCATGCCGAGATAGCCGAAGATCGGCTTCTTCGAGAAGGTCGACACGATGTGGCTGACGATGCCGAAGCCGGGCAGGATCAGGATGTACACTTCCGGGTGACCGAAGAACCAGAAAAGGTGCTGGAAGAGGATCGGGTCACCACCGTTTTCCGGCGCGAAGAAGGCCGTGCCGAAGTTGCGGTCGGTGAGCAGCATGGTGATGCCGCCTGCCAGAACCGGCAGCGAGAGCAGAAGCAGGAAGGCGGTGATCAGAACCGACCAGGCAAAGAGCGGCATCTTGTGCAGCGTCATGCCCGGAGCGCGCATGTTCAGGATCGTGGTGATGAAGTTGATCGCACCGAGGATCGAGGACGCGCCGGCAATGTGCAGGCCGAGGATCACGAAGTCCATGGCAGGACCGGGCTGGCCCGCAGTGGAGAATGGTGGATAGATCGTCCAGCCGCCGCCTGCGCCATAACCACCCGCCGGACCTTCGACGAACATCGAGAGCAGCACGAGCAGGAAGGCCGGGATGATCAGCCAGAACGAGATGTTGTTCATGCGCGGGAACGCCATGTCCGGCGCGCCGATCATGATCGGCACCATCCAGTTGGCGAAGCCGCCGATGAGGGCCGGCATGACCATGAAGAAGATCATGATAAGCGCATGTGCCGTCGTGAAGACGTTGAACATGTGCTTGCCGCCGTCGATGGCAGCATCACCTTCGAAGCCGTAGACCATCGAGGCCAGGCCGTGGAAGATCTGGATGCCCGGCTCCTGCAGTTCCATGCGCATCACCACCGACAGCGTGCCGCCGATGATGCCCGCACAGATCGCGAAGATCAGGTAGAGGGTGCCGATGTCCTTGTGGTTGGTCGAGAGGAACCAACGCTGAAAGAAGGTGAGCGGCTTGTGTTCGTGGTGATCGTGGTGATCGCCGTGGGCAGCGGATGTTCCGGCCATGGATCAGACTCCCTTGGAATTACTGCGCGGCGTTCTGGGCGACGTTGACGGATTTGTCCGCACCGTCGACAGACGCCATCAGGGCCTTGTTTGCCTCGCCGACATTCGTCGCGGCGGCAGCAAGCCAGGTATCGTACTTCTCCTGCGAGACGACGCGGATGGCGATCGGCATGAATGCGTGGTCCTTGCCGCAGAGCTCGGAACACTGGCCGTAGAACAGGCCTTCGCGATCGGCCTTGAACCAGGTCTCGTTGAGACGGCCCGGAACGGCATCGATCTTGATGCCGAAGGACGGCATGGCGTAGGCGTGGATCACGTCGGCGGCGGTGACGAGGAGACGGACATGCTTGCCGACCGGAACGACGAGTTCGTTGTCGACGGCGAGAAGACGGGGATAGACCGACTTGTCTTCCTTGCCGGCGCTGGCGCGGTCGCCGTCCTGCAGGAGCAGGCTGTCGAAGGAGAGCGGGCTTTCGCCGACCTGGTATTCATAACCCCAGTACCACTGGAAGCCGGTCGCCTTGATGGTCAATTCCGGCTCTTCGGTGGGCGCAAGCTGCTTGTTGAGGAGCTGGAAGGAGGGAACCGCCAGAAACAGCAGAGCAACGACCGGACCGAGCGTCCAGACGATTTCGATCGCCGTGTTGTGGCTGGTCTTGGACGGGACCGGGTTTGCGCTTTCGCGGAACTTCACGACGACGATGATGAGCAGGATGAGGACCAGCAGGGTGACCGGTACGATAAACCAGAGTGTGTACTGCTCGAACCAGCGAATCTCTTCCATGATCGAGGTTGCGGGGGGCTGGAGGCCCTTCTGCCACTCGAACGGCTGATCAGCGAAAGCGGTCGAAGCAAAGAGCAGACAGCCTAGAGCGGCCAGAACTGCAAAAGCTTTGTTTTTCACAACGTATCTCCCCAAGGCGTTTGATTGGGATCAAACAGGCGCGCAGAATCCCTGCTATACTGAGTGCTTAAAACCACAGTTTCATGCTCGCCGCAACCGCCATGGACGACCCCCCATGCGGCATTTTTGCGCAAAAGCAAAAGCCTAGGGCGGAACCCCACAGTTTCTTCACATTTCCCTATAGCATGAAAGGTTTGGCCGCGGCGATCCCGCCCGGAGCCCCTTCCCTCGCCGATTCGTGCTGCGGCAGCATACGGCCGACACAGCGGGGCCGCGCTATATTATAAAGTGTCCGCGCCAGGTCCAATTTCCGCCTTCAATCAATCGGAAAGGAGCGCTTGGGGCTTTTCATTTCACCGCCGCCCCTTCAAATATACCGCGACTGATTCGAGATTTTCGAGGTTTTCATGGGTTTTTCTTCCCTTTCCCGGCTGTCCCGGGCGGCATTTGGCCTCGCCGCGCTCGGGCTCGGCACCGCGGCGCTTCCGTCCGCCTCAGTGGCCCAGCAGCCCGGCACGGTGAAATCGAACCATGGTGCCTGGTCGATCGTCTGCGATCAGCCCGCCGGCGCCTCCGGCGAACAGTGCGCGCTGATGCAGAACGTGCTGGCTGAAGACCGCCCGGAACTCGGCCTCTCCGTCGTCGTCCTCAAGACCGCCGACCGCAAGGCGAAGATCCTTCGCGTGCTGGCTCCCCTTGGCGTGTTGCTGCCGAACGGGCTTGGCCTCAATGTCGACGGCAAGGATATCGGGCGCGCTTACTTCGTCCGCTGCTTCGCCGATGGCTGCTACGCGGAAGTGGTTCTCGAAGACGAACTCCTGAAGACCTTCCGCTCGGGCGCGACCGCCACCTTCATCGTCTTCCAGTCGCCGGAAGAAGGCATCGGCATCCCCGTCGACCTCAAGGGTTTCGGCGAGGGCTACGACGCGCTGCCGTAAGCAATCACCCGGCGGGCTTGCCGCCCGCCGCCGGGGGACTTACATGAAGCCCGTACATAAATGCTTGCGGAGCCTCTCATGAACACCGACCTCCTCTCCCTCTTCGATGCCGACGAGGCGTCCGTGCAGGCGATGCTCCGGGAGACGCTGAAAAACGCGGACGACGGCGAGCTCTTCCTCGAGCACGCGCAGGCCGAGTCGCTCTCCTTCGACAATGGCCGCCTCAAGGGGGGCAGCTTCAACACCGACCAGGGTTTTGGCCTGCGCGCCGTTGCCGGCGAAGCGGTCGGCTATGCGCATTCCGGCGAGATGACACTCGCCGCGCTGAAGCGGGCCTCCGATGCGGCCGGTGCCGTTACGCGTGGTTACTCCGGCGACTATACGGATGCGCCGCAGGGCACGAACCGCCAGCTCTACACCCAGGACAACCCGATCGGCGCGCCGACCTTCGAGCAGAAGGTGGCGCTGCTCACCGAGATCGACGCCTATCTGCGCGACA encodes:
- the ctaD gene encoding cytochrome c oxidase subunit I: MAGTSAAHGDHHDHHEHKPLTFFQRWFLSTNHKDIGTLYLIFAICAGIIGGTLSVVMRMELQEPGIQIFHGLASMVYGFEGDAAIDGGKHMFNVFTTAHALIMIFFMVMPALIGGFANWMVPIMIGAPDMAFPRMNNISFWLIIPAFLLVLLSMFVEGPAGGYGAGGGWTIYPPFSTAGQPGPAMDFVILGLHIAGASSILGAINFITTILNMRAPGMTLHKMPLFAWSVLITAFLLLLSLPVLAGGITMLLTDRNFGTAFFAPENGGDPILFQHLFWFFGHPEVYILILPGFGIVSHIVSTFSKKPIFGYLGMAYAMVAIGAVGFIVWAHHMYTVGMSLDTQRYFVFATMVIAVPTGIKIFSWIATMWGGSIRFTTPMVWAIGFIFLFTVGGVTGVQLANAGLDRALHDTYYVVAHFHYVLSLGAVFAIFAAWYYWFPKMTGYMYSEFLGKLHFWVMFVGVNLVFFPQHFLGLAGMPRRYIDYPDAFAGWNAVSSYGSYISAFGVLIFLFCVFEAFAKKRVAGDNPWGEGANTLEWQLSSPPPFHQWEQLPKIK
- a CDS encoding heme o synthase, with translation MAVIEHHDTAAGSGEVYLSEASPRDFFELLKPRVMSLVVFTAFAGLVVAPGTINPFIGAIAILCIAVGAGASGALNMWYDADIDAIMTRTATRPIPSGRIRPEEALAFGLTLSAFSVAILGLAVNWLAAGLLAFTIFFYAVVYTMWLKRSTPQNIVIGGAAGAFPPMIGWACVTGGVSIESTVLFLITFLWTPAHFWALALFKMRDYEAVGVPMLPNVSGEWTTKVQILIYAVLTAVIAVVPTFLGFASLGYGLFAAGLGLGFVWYSVGVLRMPEGDRAMVPAKKLFAFSIVYLFAVFSGLMVDHLIASFGWV
- the coxB gene encoding cytochrome c oxidase subunit II, with the protein product MKNKAFAVLAALGCLLFASTAFADQPFEWQKGLQPPATSIMEEIRWFEQYTLWFIVPVTLLVLILLIIVVVKFRESANPVPSKTSHNTAIEIVWTLGPVVALLFLAVPSFQLLNKQLAPTEEPELTIKATGFQWYWGYEYQVGESPLSFDSLLLQDGDRASAGKEDKSVYPRLLAVDNELVVPVGKHVRLLVTAADVIHAYAMPSFGIKIDAVPGRLNETWFKADREGLFYGQCSELCGKDHAFMPIAIRVVSQEKYDTWLAAAATNVGEANKALMASVDGADKSVNVAQNAAQ
- a CDS encoding invasion associated locus B family protein codes for the protein MGFSSLSRLSRAAFGLAALGLGTAALPSASVAQQPGTVKSNHGAWSIVCDQPAGASGEQCALMQNVLAEDRPELGLSVVVLKTADRKAKILRVLAPLGVLLPNGLGLNVDGKDIGRAYFVRCFADGCYAEVVLEDELLKTFRSGATATFIVFQSPEEGIGIPVDLKGFGEGYDALP
- a CDS encoding cytochrome c oxidase assembly protein; the encoded protein is MSETKKTEKTRMGNGAVVAMCCSFVIGMGAMAYAAVPLYEMFCKVTGYGGTTQRVEQASDVILDKKIKVRFDANVGPGLAWTFEPVQREVEMKIGETVQIMYKARNMASTATTGQATFNVTPQAAGAYFNKVQCFCFTETTLKPGEELIMPVVFFVDPEIVKPVETKGIHTITLSYTFYPHEASKPVVSAVDVKTDNANKL
- a CDS encoding cytochrome c oxidase subunit 3 → MADAHQKKHDYHIIDPSPWPLLASIGAFVMALGGIGYMRYISGGAFHLFGANLANPWIFYIGLLIVLYTMYAWWADTVKEAHEGHHTRVVALHLRYGMIMFIASEVMFFVAWFWAFFDASLFPGEAIQAARVEHTGGVWPPQGIEVLDPWHLPLYNTVILLLSGTCVTWAHHALLHNDRKGLTNGLALTVVLGVLFSFVQAYEYAHAPFAFKDSIYGATFFMATGFHGFHVLVGTIFLIVCLIRAMRGDFTPKQHFGFEAAAWYWHFVDVVWLFLFFSIYIWGGWGAPIAHM